From Klebsiella electrica, the proteins below share one genomic window:
- the glnQ gene encoding glutamine ABC transporter ATP-binding protein GlnQ, with protein sequence MVEFSAVSKSFGTTPVLHDINLKIEAGEVVVIIGPSGSGKSTLLRCINKLEEISSGTLLVAGMHITDPHANECDIRREAGMVFQQFHLFPHLTALENVMFGPIRVRKQSKAAAREQALALLDRVGLKERANHYPAELSGGQQQRVAIARALAVKPKMMLFDEPTSALDPELRHEVLKVMRSLADEGMTMVIVTHEIGFARDVASRLIFIDGGTIAEDGAPDMLLNASTNPRLKEFLQHVS encoded by the coding sequence ATGGTTGAATTTAGCGCAGTATCTAAAAGCTTCGGCACGACGCCCGTGCTGCATGATATCAATTTGAAAATTGAAGCCGGAGAAGTGGTGGTGATTATCGGGCCATCGGGGTCGGGTAAATCGACGCTGCTGCGCTGTATCAATAAGCTGGAGGAGATTAGCTCTGGCACGCTGCTGGTGGCGGGGATGCATATTACCGATCCGCACGCCAACGAATGCGATATCCGCCGTGAAGCGGGCATGGTGTTCCAGCAGTTCCATCTCTTTCCGCATTTAACCGCGCTGGAGAATGTGATGTTTGGCCCCATTCGGGTGCGTAAACAGAGTAAAGCGGCGGCACGCGAACAGGCGCTGGCGTTGCTGGATCGCGTCGGTCTGAAGGAACGCGCTAACCACTATCCAGCGGAGTTATCCGGCGGCCAACAGCAGCGCGTGGCGATTGCGCGCGCGCTGGCGGTGAAGCCGAAAATGATGCTGTTCGATGAGCCCACTTCCGCGCTTGACCCTGAACTGCGCCATGAAGTGCTAAAGGTCATGCGCTCGCTGGCCGATGAAGGGATGACCATGGTCATTGTCACGCACGAAATTGGCTTTGCGCGTGACGTGGCATCGCGCTTGATCTTTATTGATGGCGGAACCATTGCCGAAGATGGCGCACCTGATATGCTGCTAAACGCGAGCACCAATCCGCGCCTGAAAGAATTCCTGCAACACGTATCCTGA
- the glnP gene encoding glutamine ABC transporter permease GlnP, translated as MNFDSHYIWQSLPLLLQGLQLTLIISLSGLLGGFIIGLCAGTCRAFGGRIAKTLSLVFVELIRGTPIMVQVMFIYFALPMILPVRIDPVTAAIATIMINSGAYIAEITRGAILSINKGFKEASLAMGLSQRSTIWHVIMPLALRRMIPALGNQWIISIKDTSLFIVIGVAELTRQGQEIIAGNFRALEVWTAVALIYLMVTLCLSFLLKQLEKRIHIL; from the coding sequence ATGAATTTTGATAGTCATTATATATGGCAATCCCTGCCGCTGCTGCTGCAGGGATTGCAACTGACATTGATTATTTCGCTGTCAGGTCTGTTGGGTGGATTTATTATTGGTTTGTGCGCCGGAACCTGCCGGGCGTTTGGCGGCCGGATCGCGAAAACGCTGTCGTTAGTGTTTGTTGAGTTAATTCGCGGCACGCCGATCATGGTACAGGTGATGTTTATTTATTTCGCTCTGCCGATGATATTGCCTGTGCGTATCGACCCGGTTACCGCCGCGATTGCGACGATTATGATTAACTCCGGTGCCTATATCGCCGAAATAACGCGTGGCGCAATCTTATCAATCAATAAAGGCTTTAAAGAAGCCAGTCTGGCAATGGGATTATCGCAACGTAGCACCATCTGGCATGTGATTATGCCTCTGGCATTGCGGCGTATGATCCCAGCGCTGGGTAACCAATGGATTATCAGCATTAAAGATACTTCGTTGTTCATTGTTATCGGTGTGGCTGAGTTAACGCGGCAAGGACAGGAAATTATTGCCGGAAACTTTCGCGCCCTGGAAGTGTGGACGGCAGTGGCGTTGATTTATCTGATGGTGACGTTATGCCTGAGTTTTCTGCTGAAGCAACTAGAGAAAAGGATCCACATTTTATGA
- a CDS encoding lysozyme inhibitor LprI family protein has translation MKWLTFISLALCLPIVSYAADDRNQPGSILNEGVETFSIACAGMPQETTLDMDACMDVQLKQLSWVKDKYLARALNRLQQDNKDSPPRLQELTRALNDESQAWDTLIDKAAASTKADSAGGTISAVSISLRQIGLIELQIHDIWDHWLRFEDATPPLLPEPKFKSAS, from the coding sequence ATGAAATGGCTGACGTTTATTTCTTTAGCGCTATGCCTGCCGATCGTTTCGTATGCTGCCGACGATCGGAACCAACCCGGTAGTATCCTGAATGAGGGAGTGGAAACCTTCTCCATCGCTTGTGCCGGTATGCCGCAGGAGACAACCCTGGATATGGATGCCTGCATGGACGTGCAGCTCAAACAACTCAGTTGGGTTAAAGACAAGTACCTTGCCCGCGCTTTAAATCGCCTCCAGCAGGACAATAAAGATTCTCCGCCACGTCTGCAGGAATTAACCCGCGCGTTGAATGATGAAAGCCAGGCCTGGGATACTCTGATAGACAAAGCCGCCGCCTCAACGAAGGCGGACAGCGCGGGAGGGACGATAAGCGCTGTCAGTATTTCACTGCGACAAATCGGTCTTATAGAGCTACAGATACATGATATCTGGGACCACTGGCTGCGCTTTGAAGACGCAACGCCGCCGCTTCTGCCAGAGCCAAAGTTTAAGTCCGCGTCATAA
- a CDS encoding diguanylate cyclase — protein sequence MRIATMTNWAYGITVCLTITSGIAMLMASSAETAERRAVQQRQIFDQLTESVETESWELSDLARAYVINKNPDLLQEYRQQAHSLKTIEQRLEKLKDQGATSQELLLLREGLQIADELQDEQQTALASIERGADNEAIALLYGKPYEQDLDRVQTQIDHFRLMLEGRAASAIAQATAKSHTWRTLSEIMVALTALMFLFVLGFILQRRVLYPVVRLSDVVQRLASQDYAVEAPRFTQIDEIGDMAQAIRIFRENGLARQRLEQERDADWAIRELLARMTQRLQGCESFEDVIKVAELFAPNIAPAIPGRLYVLETNPWQLRCVAQWLSPPDEPEVFYPDNCWAVRRGLSHPPVNGEPDIACSHLPEACIHQSLCVPLVAQGEAIGLLSFRNVTSATAPSRAYLELMAEALGLALANQRLRSALLEKALFDSLTGLRNRHHLDDALNTQINLAVQNHTPLSCLMIDIDHFKMINDRYGHEAGDLVIKSVAAIVQRAVHDRGMAFRYGGEEFLALLAGASEESARTCAQEIYDNVRSLTLRDGLNDIGQVDVSIGIASFPQHTQSDSLLRAADAALYRAKEQGRSRIVSFGMLKTD from the coding sequence GTGAGAATCGCCACCATGACCAACTGGGCCTACGGGATCACCGTTTGCCTGACCATCACTTCCGGTATTGCCATGCTGATGGCGTCCAGCGCGGAGACGGCCGAACGCCGGGCAGTACAGCAGCGGCAGATCTTCGATCAATTAACTGAATCGGTTGAAACCGAGAGCTGGGAATTATCCGACCTCGCTCGCGCTTACGTCATTAACAAAAATCCGGATCTCTTACAGGAATACCGCCAGCAGGCCCATTCGCTGAAGACAATAGAGCAGCGGCTGGAAAAGCTGAAAGATCAGGGAGCGACCTCCCAGGAGCTGCTGTTGCTGCGTGAGGGACTGCAGATAGCGGATGAGCTACAGGATGAACAGCAGACCGCGCTTGCCAGTATTGAACGTGGCGCAGACAACGAGGCGATCGCCCTGCTCTACGGCAAGCCTTATGAACAGGATCTGGACCGGGTACAGACGCAGATCGATCACTTCCGCCTGATGCTGGAAGGCCGGGCCGCCAGCGCCATTGCGCAAGCCACGGCAAAATCGCACACCTGGCGTACCTTATCAGAAATCATGGTCGCCCTGACGGCGCTGATGTTCCTGTTTGTCCTCGGGTTTATCCTTCAACGGCGGGTATTGTACCCGGTTGTCCGTTTAAGCGATGTGGTACAACGCCTTGCCTCACAGGATTATGCCGTCGAAGCTCCCCGCTTCACGCAGATCGATGAGATTGGCGATATGGCCCAGGCGATCCGTATTTTCCGCGAAAATGGCCTCGCGCGTCAGCGTCTTGAGCAAGAGCGGGATGCTGACTGGGCGATTCGCGAACTGCTGGCGCGCATGACCCAGCGTCTGCAAGGCTGCGAATCTTTTGAGGATGTCATCAAGGTCGCCGAACTCTTCGCTCCGAATATCGCCCCCGCGATTCCCGGACGCCTGTATGTTCTCGAAACCAACCCCTGGCAGTTGCGCTGCGTGGCGCAATGGCTCTCGCCGCCGGATGAACCCGAGGTCTTCTATCCTGACAACTGCTGGGCCGTGCGCCGGGGGTTAAGCCATCCGCCGGTCAATGGTGAGCCAGACATCGCCTGTTCGCACCTGCCCGAGGCCTGCATTCACCAATCGCTTTGCGTGCCGCTGGTTGCGCAAGGGGAAGCGATCGGTCTGCTCTCCTTCAGGAACGTCACCTCCGCCACCGCCCCTTCTCGCGCCTATCTGGAACTGATGGCCGAAGCGCTGGGCCTGGCGCTGGCAAACCAGCGTCTGCGCAGCGCGTTGCTGGAGAAAGCGCTGTTCGATTCGCTCACCGGGCTGCGTAATCGTCATCATCTGGATGATGCCCTGAATACGCAAATCAATCTCGCGGTGCAAAACCATACGCCGCTGAGTTGCCTGATGATCGATATCGATCACTTCAAAATGATTAACGATCGGTATGGTCATGAAGCCGGCGATCTGGTGATCAAGAGCGTAGCGGCGATTGTGCAACGCGCGGTACATGACAGAGGGATGGCTTTTCGCTACGGTGGCGAGGAGTTTCTGGCGCTGCTTGCCGGTGCCAGTGAAGAGTCGGCCCGGACCTGCGCCCAGGAGATTTACGACAATGTCCGCAGCCTGACCCTGCGCGATGGCCTCAACGATATTGGCCAGGTGGATGTCTCGATAGGCATTGCCAGTTTCCCGCAGCATACCCAGAGCGACAGCCTGCTGCGCGCCGCGGATGCCGCGCTTTACCGGGCCAAAGAGCAGGGTCGCTCCAGAATCGTCAGTTTCGGCATGCTGAAAACCGACTAA
- a CDS encoding YmjA family protein has product MNNEIPLKYYDIADEYATECAKPVSESERDPLARYFQLLLTRLMNNEEISEEAQGEMAREAGLHPDRIDEIAMFLNQWGNE; this is encoded by the coding sequence ATGAATAATGAAATACCGCTAAAATATTATGACATCGCCGATGAGTACGCGACGGAATGCGCAAAGCCGGTCAGTGAATCAGAACGCGATCCTCTGGCGCGCTATTTTCAGCTGCTGCTCACGCGTCTCATGAACAACGAGGAGATCAGCGAAGAGGCCCAGGGCGAAATGGCGCGTGAAGCCGGTCTTCATCCGGATCGGATCGATGAGATTGCGATGTTCCTCAATCAATGGGGCAATGAGTAG
- a CDS encoding HD-GYP domain-containing protein yields MRLTLKSALMLTTRVIQIINPELQLHMQRTALIALELSLALKLPRAQQQTIFCAALLHDIGVLGDKRIVTSLNDIDNIEDPHQQRGAEMLDGLPTFAPVLPLIRHHHFNPARKGNLEEHIVFFADAFERLLSGGNITTDHYPDMIIDTFRTLHQAIDPMLCDTVCQLAQKEHFWLHLHPGHIQRMLEIIGPINELSIDIDGLKDICLLIAKIVDTYSSFTASHSIMVGEISCLLATYMHLPEEECKKIEIAGYLHDIGKINIPLDILEKQGELTPDELRHVREHSYMTGEILSAFSELGEIINWAANHHEKLDGSGYPLHLNQDYLQLPDRIIAIADIFTALTEDRPYRVAMRYQDALQLIENDVINGALDKDVFCTLCQHADTLHSTIICKKRR; encoded by the coding sequence ATGCGTCTCACCTTAAAATCAGCATTGATGCTAACCACGCGCGTTATACAGATAATCAACCCGGAACTTCAGTTGCATATGCAGCGCACGGCGTTAATTGCCCTCGAACTCTCGCTGGCCCTGAAGCTGCCGCGAGCGCAACAGCAGACTATATTTTGCGCCGCGCTGCTTCACGATATTGGCGTACTCGGCGATAAACGAATCGTTACGTCGCTGAATGACATCGATAATATCGAAGACCCCCACCAGCAGCGGGGCGCCGAGATGCTCGACGGCTTACCCACCTTCGCGCCTGTTTTGCCTCTTATTCGCCATCACCATTTTAACCCGGCGCGTAAAGGCAACCTCGAAGAGCATATCGTTTTTTTTGCCGATGCTTTTGAACGTCTGCTCTCTGGCGGAAATATCACCACCGATCATTACCCTGACATGATCATCGACACCTTTCGCACCTTGCATCAAGCGATCGATCCGATGCTCTGTGACACCGTCTGCCAGCTCGCGCAAAAAGAGCATTTCTGGCTGCATCTTCACCCCGGACATATCCAGAGGATGCTGGAAATCATCGGCCCGATAAACGAGCTGTCCATCGATATCGACGGGCTAAAAGATATTTGTTTGTTAATCGCCAAAATTGTCGATACCTACAGCAGTTTTACCGCCAGCCACAGTATTATGGTCGGCGAAATATCCTGCCTGCTGGCAACCTATATGCATCTGCCGGAAGAAGAGTGTAAAAAAATCGAGATTGCCGGTTATTTGCACGATATTGGTAAAATTAATATCCCGCTGGATATCCTGGAAAAGCAGGGTGAACTCACCCCTGATGAACTACGTCATGTGCGAGAACATAGTTATATGACCGGTGAAATTCTCAGCGCCTTTAGCGAACTGGGGGAAATCATTAACTGGGCGGCGAACCATCATGAAAAACTCGATGGCAGCGGCTATCCGCTGCATCTGAATCAGGATTATCTGCAGCTGCCTGACCGGATCATCGCCATTGCCGATATCTTTACCGCCCTGACCGAAGATCGCCCCTATCGCGTCGCCATGCGTTATCAGGATGCCTTACAGCTGATAGAGAACGATGTTATAAATGGCGCCCTGGATAAAGATGTTTTTTGTACGTTATGCCAGCATGCCGATACGCTGCATAGCACGATTATTTGCAAAAAACGCCGCTAA
- a CDS encoding histidine phosphatase family protein: protein MKILLVRHGETEWNGVNRLQGHLDSPVTARGHRQIAALIRALDGEKIDRVVSSPAGRAVAAAMPIAAHFACPIRFDSRLMERGLGPLEGTVYPQLDDERRRLFETIYSGDPNVKPPHGESLTEAVDRTTAALLDAAEVADRCVCVVSHGQVIQAVVSRLDGHGLENFPRYAHLNGSYSILERAEGRLSLVTWGIATHLLVRG, encoded by the coding sequence ATGAAGATATTGCTCGTAAGACATGGTGAAACCGAATGGAATGGCGTTAACCGCCTGCAGGGGCACCTTGATAGCCCGGTGACCGCGCGCGGGCATCGACAAATTGCGGCGCTGATCCGCGCGCTTGATGGCGAGAAGATCGATCGGGTGGTCTCTTCTCCAGCAGGTCGCGCCGTCGCGGCGGCCATGCCGATCGCGGCCCATTTTGCCTGTCCGATCCGCTTTGATTCGCGGCTTATGGAACGGGGGTTGGGGCCATTAGAGGGCACGGTCTACCCACAACTTGATGACGAGAGGCGCAGGCTGTTCGAGACAATCTACTCCGGCGATCCGAATGTGAAACCGCCGCATGGCGAGTCGCTGACCGAGGCCGTCGACAGAACGACAGCGGCGCTGCTTGACGCCGCTGAGGTCGCGGATCGGTGCGTGTGCGTGGTTTCTCATGGTCAGGTGATTCAGGCGGTTGTCTCCAGACTTGACGGCCACGGCCTGGAGAACTTTCCCCGCTATGCGCATCTGAATGGCAGCTACTCGATCCTGGAGCGTGCTGAAGGCCGCTTATCGCTGGTGACATGGGGGATAGCCACCCATCTGCTGGTGCGGGGATAA
- a CDS encoding C45 family autoproteolytic acyltransferase/hydolase: MQKITISGSPFAVGQRLGEFGRHAWHQKLVHIPLWQTVIAMKDSAQTQAMRALVEEQFPLIWQELAGMAAGLQAPVDEVFAWNCRGDLVRSTSDGCTTVAGASPEGESVIAHNEDGFPQLRDDCAWVSISPTEGMAFSSFAYPGSLCGHTFAVNARGIVNTVNNIRALHRPVGIPRQILARAALNAGTLDEAIAVLTSAPRSGAFHHTLGQCGDSRLFSIEATGSGYSVRLLDGVFGHANHLIHESLGDVQQVITDSSASRQARLIDELTTSSQLDAAGALAILSDRQDAELPIYRLSPQDPDEENTLATALFVLNARQVEWRIFTLDRQQAILQGVVNA, encoded by the coding sequence ATGCAAAAAATAACAATTAGTGGCTCTCCGTTTGCCGTTGGTCAACGTTTGGGCGAGTTCGGCCGCCACGCCTGGCATCAAAAACTGGTACATATTCCGCTGTGGCAAACGGTCATCGCGATGAAAGACAGCGCTCAAACCCAGGCGATGCGAGCCCTGGTTGAAGAGCAGTTTCCGCTGATTTGGCAAGAGCTGGCCGGTATGGCGGCGGGGTTACAGGCGCCGGTTGACGAAGTTTTCGCCTGGAACTGCCGGGGCGATTTAGTGCGATCCACATCCGATGGCTGTACCACGGTAGCGGGGGCGAGCCCCGAGGGGGAGAGCGTTATCGCCCACAACGAAGACGGTTTCCCGCAGTTACGCGACGATTGCGCGTGGGTTAGTATTTCCCCCACCGAGGGGATGGCCTTTTCCAGCTTTGCATACCCAGGTTCGCTTTGCGGTCATACCTTCGCAGTCAATGCCCGGGGGATCGTGAATACCGTAAACAACATTCGCGCGCTGCACCGGCCCGTCGGTATACCGCGGCAAATCCTCGCGCGCGCTGCGCTGAATGCCGGGACGCTGGATGAGGCCATTGCCGTTTTAACCTCAGCGCCGCGTTCAGGCGCGTTCCATCACACCCTGGGACAGTGCGGGGATAGTCGTCTGTTCAGCATTGAAGCGACCGGCTCCGGTTATTCCGTGCGTTTGCTGGATGGCGTATTTGGCCATGCTAACCATTTGATCCACGAATCGCTCGGGGATGTGCAGCAGGTGATCACCGACAGTTCCGCCTCGCGCCAGGCTCGCCTTATCGACGAGTTAACAACGTCATCGCAACTGGATGCCGCTGGCGCCCTGGCAATACTATCCGACAGGCAGGATGCGGAACTGCCGATATACCGTCTATCGCCGCAGGATCCGGATGAGGAGAATACCCTGGCTACGGCCCTGTTTGTGCTGAATGCCCGGCAGGTGGAGTGGCGCATTTTCACCCTGGATCGTCAGCAGGCCATCTTGCAAGGTGTGGTGAATGCATGA
- a CDS encoding carboxymuconolactone decarboxylase family protein yields MNRLPPLAEQEWDEHQRLLAEEIINGPRGALLPPFEPLLRSPELMAHAQRMGEYLRYRSALGQRLSELAILMTARHWSQPVEWAIHAPIAREKGISAAAVQAINECRLPVDLQADEWVVYHFCQQLHREKRISDDTWQHAIALWGEKGVVDLMGINGYYSLLSMIMNGAQTPVPDTGDEIIPA; encoded by the coding sequence ATGAATCGTTTACCGCCGCTAGCCGAACAGGAGTGGGATGAACATCAGCGCCTGCTGGCGGAGGAGATCATTAACGGCCCCCGCGGCGCACTGTTGCCGCCCTTTGAACCGCTGCTGCGCAGCCCCGAATTGATGGCCCATGCACAGCGCATGGGGGAGTACCTGCGCTATCGCAGCGCGCTCGGACAACGGTTGTCTGAACTGGCTATTCTCATGACCGCGCGCCATTGGTCCCAGCCGGTGGAATGGGCGATTCATGCGCCTATTGCCCGTGAGAAGGGTATTTCAGCCGCGGCGGTACAGGCGATTAATGAATGCCGTCTGCCGGTGGATTTGCAAGCGGATGAGTGGGTGGTTTATCACTTCTGCCAACAGCTGCACCGAGAGAAAAGAATCAGCGATGATACCTGGCAACACGCCATCGCGCTTTGGGGAGAAAAGGGCGTGGTCGATTTGATGGGCATTAATGGTTATTACAGTTTACTTTCTATGATTATGAACGGCGCGCAGACGCCAGTGCCCGATACCGGGGATGAGATTATTCCCGCTTAA
- a CDS encoding aspartate aminotransferase family protein: protein MSQIIHRSLRHTPAVAASAQGVYITDASGKRYLDACGGAAVSCLGHGHPDVLAALHRQIDQLAYAHTSFFTSDTVEQLAEQLTRQAPGDLNYAYFVSGGSEAVETALKLARQYFVEIGQPERTKFMARKQSYHGNTLGALAVGGNEWRRRQFAPLLIDVIRVAACNEYRDRRENESQQQYTDRLLLELEQAMIEAGPETIIGFCAETVVGATTGATPPTPGYLRGVRQLCDKYGILYIADEVMCGMGRTGTLHAFEQDEVVPDLVTIAKGLGGGYQPIGAVLASEKIVAALQAGSGLFQHGHTYICHATAAAAALAVQQVIERDNLLDAVKQQGHYLQNALRDVLGELPHVGDTRGRGLFAGVELVYDKGDKTPFDPALKLHAAIKANCLSRGLMVYPMGGTIDGQYGDHILIAPPFIITQPQLDFVVDMLHQAIREETHKLARPV from the coding sequence ATGAGTCAGATCATTCATCGCAGCTTACGCCACACCCCCGCCGTTGCGGCGAGCGCGCAAGGTGTTTACATCACCGATGCCAGCGGCAAACGTTATCTTGATGCCTGCGGCGGCGCCGCCGTCTCATGCCTTGGGCATGGGCATCCCGACGTGCTGGCAGCCCTGCATCGTCAAATCGACCAGCTGGCCTACGCGCATACCAGTTTCTTTACCAGCGATACCGTTGAGCAGTTGGCGGAGCAGTTGACTCGCCAGGCACCGGGCGACCTTAACTACGCCTATTTTGTCTCCGGGGGCTCCGAAGCGGTAGAAACCGCATTGAAACTGGCGCGCCAGTATTTTGTCGAAATCGGTCAGCCGGAGCGCACCAAATTTATGGCCCGCAAGCAGAGCTACCATGGCAATACGTTGGGGGCATTGGCCGTGGGAGGCAATGAGTGGCGTCGTCGTCAATTCGCACCGCTGCTAATCGACGTGATTCGCGTCGCCGCCTGCAATGAATACCGCGACCGTCGCGAGAATGAGAGCCAGCAGCAGTATACCGATCGTTTGCTGCTGGAACTGGAGCAGGCAATGATCGAGGCCGGCCCGGAAACCATTATCGGTTTCTGCGCAGAAACGGTGGTCGGCGCGACAACCGGCGCGACCCCGCCGACCCCGGGTTACCTGCGCGGCGTGCGTCAGCTGTGCGATAAATACGGCATTTTGTATATTGCCGATGAAGTGATGTGCGGCATGGGGCGTACCGGCACGCTGCACGCCTTCGAGCAGGATGAGGTTGTCCCGGATCTGGTGACCATCGCTAAAGGCCTGGGGGGCGGATATCAGCCGATCGGCGCGGTGCTGGCCAGCGAGAAGATTGTCGCCGCGCTTCAGGCCGGCAGCGGTCTGTTCCAGCATGGACATACCTACATCTGTCACGCCACTGCCGCCGCCGCCGCATTGGCGGTCCAGCAGGTTATCGAGCGCGATAACTTGCTGGATGCGGTGAAACAACAGGGTCATTACCTACAAAACGCGCTGCGTGATGTGCTGGGTGAGCTACCGCATGTCGGGGACACTCGTGGACGTGGCCTGTTTGCCGGCGTGGAGTTGGTTTATGACAAAGGGGACAAAACCCCGTTCGATCCCGCATTAAAGCTGCATGCGGCAATCAAGGCCAACTGTCTGTCCCGTGGCCTGATGGTCTACCCGATGGGAGGAACTATCGATGGACAATATGGCGATCATATTCTGATAGCCCCGCCGTTTATCATTACGCAACCGCAGCTTGATTTCGTGGTTGATATGCTGCATCAGGCCATTCGTGAAGAGACGCACAAGTTAGCGAGGCCAGTATGA
- the glnH gene encoding glutamine ABC transporter substrate-binding protein GlnH has protein sequence MSTFISKLKITLALVACSTSFLAAAQDKITVGVDTAFVPFEFKQGDKYVGFDIDLWDAIAKKMNISYELRPMDFSGLIPGLQSRNLDVAMAGITITDARKQVVDFSDGYYNADLLIAVKKGDNSITRFSDLAGKKVGLKQGTAAATFMKSKYNANYIEFPNIDNAYLDLQAGNLDAVVHDSPNVLYYVKTAGGGKVKSTGETDSILPQQYGFAMQKNSSLTPKINAALEALRADGTYGKIYVKWFDKQPK, from the coding sequence ATGTCTACTTTTATTAGCAAATTAAAAATTACACTGGCACTGGTCGCATGCTCCACCAGTTTTTTAGCCGCGGCGCAGGATAAAATAACGGTGGGTGTTGATACGGCATTTGTCCCCTTTGAATTTAAACAAGGTGATAAATACGTAGGCTTTGATATCGACCTGTGGGATGCTATTGCTAAAAAAATGAATATAAGCTACGAGTTACGCCCCATGGATTTTAGTGGGTTAATTCCTGGCTTGCAATCGCGTAATTTAGATGTGGCAATGGCGGGTATTACCATTACCGATGCACGAAAACAGGTTGTCGATTTTAGCGACGGATATTATAACGCTGATTTGTTAATAGCGGTGAAGAAAGGGGATAATAGCATCACCCGCTTCAGCGACCTGGCAGGCAAAAAAGTGGGGCTTAAACAAGGCACCGCCGCCGCGACCTTTATGAAATCGAAATACAACGCTAACTATATTGAATTTCCGAATATCGACAATGCCTATCTCGATCTGCAGGCAGGGAACCTCGACGCCGTGGTACATGACTCGCCGAACGTGCTCTATTACGTGAAGACGGCCGGCGGTGGTAAAGTCAAATCCACCGGGGAAACCGATAGCATTTTGCCACAGCAGTATGGCTTCGCGATGCAGAAAAACAGCAGCCTGACGCCAAAGATCAACGCCGCGCTTGAGGCATTACGCGCAGATGGAACCTACGGCAAAATTTATGTGAAGTGGTTTGACAAACAGCCTAAATAA
- a CDS encoding cold-shock protein: MAMNGTITTWFKDKGFGFIKDENGDNRYFHVIKVANPDLIKKDAAVTFEPTTNNKGLSAYAVKVVPESKYIYIAGERLKLTSIKSYLVYSEEVPADTRIDKENAVLSVGILMSSIKPKSDVKPGDMRSLKKLAITTFQGTTLIFSEDEIDIDTTVKLLKV, from the coding sequence ATGGCGATGAACGGAACGATCACAACCTGGTTTAAAGATAAAGGTTTTGGATTTATCAAAGATGAAAACGGCGATAACCGCTATTTTCATGTGATTAAGGTCGCCAATCCTGATCTGATTAAGAAAGATGCGGCGGTGACCTTCGAACCCACCACCAATAACAAGGGTTTGTCAGCTTATGCGGTGAAAGTGGTGCCGGAAAGCAAATACATCTATATCGCCGGCGAGCGTCTGAAGCTCACGTCGATCAAATCCTACCTGGTCTACAGCGAAGAAGTGCCTGCCGATACCCGCATTGATAAAGAAAATGCGGTGCTGTCCGTGGGGATCCTGATGAGCAGCATCAAGCCGAAATCCGACGTTAAGCCCGGTGATATGCGCTCGCTGAAAAAACTGGCGATCACCACTTTTCAGGGGACGACATTGATCTTCTCGGAAGATGAGATTGACATCGATACCACGGTGAAACTGCTTAAAGTCTGA